One Glutamicibacter mishrai genomic window carries:
- the trpB gene encoding tryptophan synthase subunit beta produces the protein MSTPENSEHSQSIDAQSLRHASGPYFGAYGGRWMPESLMAAMDELNETFEAAKNDPEFIAQVKDLNKNYSGRPSLLTEAKRFSEQYCGGVRIFLKREDLNHTGSHKINNVLGQALLAKRMGKTRIIAETGAGQHGVASATAAALMGLECVVYMGAEDTRRQALNVARMRLLGATVIPVTVGSQTLKDAINEALRDWVANVENTHYLLGTAAGGAPFPAMVRYFHEVIGDEAREQILEQAGRLPDAVTACIGGGSNAIGIFHGFLDDPEVEIYGFEAGGDGVDTDRHAATITLGRPGVLHGAKSYLMQDEDGQTIESHSISAGLDYPGVGPEHAYLSDIGRVSYEPVTDTEAMDAFKALCRTEGILPAIESAHALAGTIRLAQRKIAEGAVPQETIIIANLSGRGDKDVGTAAAWFNMIDEKDAEAEINAANSQNSEEK, from the coding sequence ATGAGCACCCCGGAGAATTCCGAGCACAGCCAGTCGATCGATGCACAGTCGCTAAGGCACGCAAGTGGCCCCTATTTCGGTGCGTACGGCGGACGATGGATGCCAGAGTCCCTCATGGCGGCCATGGACGAGCTGAACGAGACCTTTGAAGCCGCGAAGAACGATCCCGAGTTCATCGCCCAGGTCAAGGACTTGAACAAGAACTACTCGGGCCGCCCTTCGCTGCTGACCGAAGCCAAGCGCTTCTCCGAGCAGTACTGCGGCGGAGTGCGCATCTTCCTCAAGCGCGAAGATCTGAACCACACCGGCAGCCACAAGATCAACAACGTCCTCGGCCAGGCTCTGCTGGCCAAACGCATGGGCAAAACCCGCATCATTGCCGAAACCGGCGCCGGCCAGCACGGTGTCGCCTCGGCCACCGCCGCAGCCCTGATGGGCCTGGAGTGCGTGGTCTACATGGGGGCCGAGGATACCCGCCGCCAAGCGCTGAACGTGGCCCGCATGCGCCTGCTCGGCGCCACCGTCATCCCGGTGACCGTGGGCTCCCAGACCCTGAAGGACGCGATCAACGAGGCTTTGCGCGACTGGGTGGCGAATGTGGAGAACACCCACTACCTGCTCGGCACCGCTGCCGGCGGGGCACCTTTCCCGGCCATGGTGCGCTACTTCCACGAGGTGATCGGCGACGAAGCGCGCGAGCAGATCCTGGAACAGGCCGGCCGCCTGCCCGATGCCGTGACCGCCTGCATCGGCGGCGGATCGAACGCGATCGGCATTTTCCATGGTTTCCTGGACGACCCGGAAGTAGAAATCTACGGCTTCGAGGCCGGCGGCGACGGCGTGGATACCGATCGCCACGCGGCCACCATCACCCTGGGCCGCCCCGGCGTGCTGCACGGCGCGAAGTCCTACCTGATGCAGGATGAGGACGGCCAGACCATCGAGTCGCACTCCATTTCCGCCGGGCTGGACTACCCGGGCGTCGGCCCTGAGCACGCGTACCTCTCGGACATCGGACGGGTCAGCTACGAACCGGTGACCGATACCGAGGCGATGGACGCATTCAAGGCCCTATGCCGCACCGAGGGCATCCTGCCGGCGATCGAGTCCGCCCACGCGCTGGCCGGCACCATCCGCCTGGCCCAGCGCAAGATCGCCGAAGGAGCCGTGCCGCAAGAAACCATCATCATCGCGAACCTTTCGGGCCGTGGTGACAAGGACGTGGGCACCGCTGCCGCCTGGTTCAACATGATCGACGAAAAAGACGCCGAAGCCGAAATCAACGCGGCCAACTCGCAGAACTCCGAGGAGAAGTAG
- a CDS encoding HGxxPAAW family protein yields the protein MSQNTEIDPVYAEEIGHGNSIAAWSCVLIMTLGFVVGGIAFANLAWSIVWVGCGIVVLGLIVGAILKAAGFGVGGARSGASH from the coding sequence ATGTCGCAGAACACCGAGATCGATCCGGTATACGCCGAAGAGATTGGCCACGGTAACTCCATCGCAGCATGGAGCTGCGTGCTGATCATGACCCTAGGCTTCGTCGTGGGCGGCATCGCTTTCGCGAACCTAGCTTGGTCCATCGTCTGGGTCGGCTGCGGCATCGTGGTTCTCGGCCTGATCGTTGGCGCCATCCTGAAGGCAGCCGGCTTTGGTGTCGGTGGCGCTCGCAGCGGAGCATCGCACTAA
- a CDS encoding glutamate synthase subunit beta produces MADPRGFLKVTERVTQPKRPVPVRIMDYKEVVERQKNGTLQQQASRCMDCGIPFCHQGCPLGNLIPEFNDLTYKGRLDDAAARLLSTNNFPELTGKLCPAPCESSCVLGINQPAVTIKQVEAELAEHLMDGGDFVPQPPARHTEHRVAIVGSGPAGLAAAQQLTRAGHTVAVYERDEAIGGLLRFGIPDFKLEKQIIDRRLAQMREEGTIFRTGIEIGKDITWNQLQRDYDAVIVATGATVPRELPVPGNKLDGVHHAMEFLTDNNRVVAGTSAQRAIDAKGKHVVILGGGDTGSDCIGTSLRQGAASVTTLAIGKQPGVERSENHPWPMMPVLFEVQSSHEEGGERTYLASTVNFVNGEGTEQNKVIGVTVAETEFVAGKRLPKPGTERVIKADLVLLALGFTGPEVSGLDEQVSIEFDNRGNVARDGYYMTNTESVFVAGDAGRGQSLIVWAIAEGRACAASVDKFLMGSTTLPAPVAPTDRAISII; encoded by the coding sequence GTGGCTGATCCACGCGGATTCCTGAAGGTGACCGAGCGCGTCACCCAACCCAAGCGCCCGGTACCGGTGCGCATCATGGACTACAAGGAAGTTGTAGAGCGCCAGAAGAATGGCACCCTGCAGCAGCAGGCATCGCGCTGCATGGACTGCGGCATTCCGTTCTGCCACCAGGGCTGCCCGCTGGGCAACCTGATCCCTGAGTTCAACGACCTGACCTACAAGGGCCGGCTGGATGATGCGGCGGCCCGCCTGCTGTCCACCAACAACTTCCCGGAGCTCACCGGCAAGCTGTGCCCGGCCCCGTGCGAATCCTCCTGCGTGCTGGGCATCAACCAGCCTGCGGTGACCATCAAGCAGGTGGAAGCCGAACTGGCTGAGCACCTGATGGATGGCGGGGACTTCGTTCCGCAGCCGCCAGCACGCCACACCGAGCACCGCGTGGCCATCGTCGGTTCGGGCCCTGCCGGCTTGGCCGCGGCCCAGCAACTGACTCGTGCCGGCCACACCGTGGCAGTGTACGAACGCGATGAGGCCATTGGCGGTCTGCTGCGCTTCGGCATTCCGGACTTCAAGCTGGAAAAGCAGATCATCGATCGCCGCCTGGCCCAGATGCGCGAGGAAGGCACGATCTTCCGCACCGGCATCGAGATCGGCAAGGACATCACCTGGAACCAGTTGCAGCGCGACTACGACGCGGTGATTGTCGCCACCGGCGCCACCGTGCCGCGCGAGCTTCCGGTACCCGGCAACAAGCTCGATGGCGTGCACCACGCTATGGAATTCCTCACCGATAACAACCGCGTGGTTGCCGGCACCAGCGCACAGCGCGCCATTGATGCCAAGGGCAAGCATGTGGTGATCCTCGGCGGCGGCGACACCGGCTCGGACTGCATCGGCACCTCCCTGCGCCAGGGAGCTGCTAGTGTTACGACGCTGGCGATCGGCAAGCAGCCGGGCGTTGAACGTAGCGAAAACCACCCGTGGCCAATGATGCCAGTGCTCTTTGAGGTGCAGTCTTCCCATGAGGAAGGCGGCGAACGCACCTACCTCGCCTCGACTGTGAACTTTGTCAATGGTGAGGGAACTGAGCAGAACAAGGTGATCGGTGTTACAGTTGCAGAGACAGAATTTGTTGCTGGCAAGCGCCTCCCGAAGCCTGGAACCGAACGCGTAATCAAAGCGGATCTGGTTTTGCTTGCCCTCGGGTTCACCGGACCTGAAGTTTCAGGGCTGGACGAACAGGTCAGTATCGAATTCGACAACCGGGGCAACGTCGCCCGAGATGGCTACTACATGACGAACACCGAATCGGTCTTCGTCGCCGGAGACGCCGGTCGGGGACAGTCGCTGATCGTGTGGGCTATCGCCGAAGGCCGCGCTTGCGCAGCCTCGGTCGATAAGTTCCTCATGGGCTCGACCACCCTCCCAGCACCGGTAGCTCCAACCGATAGGGCCATCAGCATCATTTGA
- the gltB gene encoding glutamate synthase large subunit — protein sequence MSMTGVQMNASPGSGEDVASPYTRFAAMPAAQGLYDPAAEKDACGLAMIASLKNESSHEIVVHALTALRRLEHRGAIGADEGTGDGAGILLHMPDAFLRGATNFPLPAAGTYAVGMGFLPAETKEREFAQSELEGLAAEENLAVLGWREVPVDASVLGASARKVMPYITQFFVSSPAGEPALSSRELDAAAWRIRRRAHNKMGIYFASFSAQSIVYKGMVSTAQLEPFYPDLSDPAFTSRCAIVHSRFSTNTFPSWPLAQPFRTIAHNGEINTVKGNRNWMRARQSTLDSTLLGEVPEELFPICTPGASDSASFDEVAEMLMLSGRNVTEAIMMMIPQPWENDTQMDADLRAFYQYHSMLIEPWDGPAAVCFTDGQMAGAVLDRNGLRPARWWVTDDDLVVLASEVGVIDVAEEHIVSKGRVAPGKMFAVDLNAGRIVEDAEIKAEVAAAKPWREWVSQNMKTLADFPDLEHVRHNSASVLLRQLTFGYTTEELRILLAPMATTGAEPLAAMGTDTPIAALADRQRLLFDYFTQSFAQVTNPPLDAIREELVTSMSTTIGPDGNLLSLDKVPQSQIALDYPVLTNDQLAKIVNLRDESGSKLSLKVRGLYRPAGGESELRARLQEICEKVSAAVNRGVRYIVLSDRDSSAAWAPIPSLLLTSAVHHHLLKSSNRTRASLIIESGDAREVHHIAVLIGYGAAAINPYLALESVEQMAEEGELPGIDGATANSNLIKALGKGVLKIMSKMGISTVSSYCGAQTFEAVGLSQRVVDQYFTGTTTKLSGIELDVVAAEAAARHARAYPEIEGASQANELEVGGEYQWRREGPPHLFDPQTVFRLQHSTRTRRYDVFKEYTKAVDDQAAELKTLRGLLKLKTEGITPIDIDEVEPVSEIVKRFATGAMSYGSISAEAHETLAIAMNRLGGKSNTGEGGEDPERLLDPERRSAVKQIASGRFGVTSLYLSNADDIQIKMAQGAKPGEGGQLMSQKLYPWIAKTRHSTPGVGLISPPPHHDIYSIEDLAQLIHDAKCSNPSARVHVKLVSESGIGTVAAGVAKAKADVVLISGHDGGTGASPMNSLKHAGTPWELGLAEAQQTLILNGLRDRVTVQVDGQLKTGRDVLIGALLGAEEFGFATAPLVVSGCIMMRVCHLDTCPVGVATQNPVLRERFSGKAEFVVNFFEFIAQEVRELLASLGARTLDEVIGRVELLETDADQLGAHQKVQGLALAAITHEPAVEVAARRRRIGQDHGLDSHLDQRLLAAASPALSDRIPVTIDADIVNTDRSVGTLLGHHVTKTFGLETLDEDTITVNLAGRAGQSLGAFLPAGVTLSLDGDANDYVGKGLSGGKIVIHPPTSTTSAPEEQVIAGNVVGYGATSGSMFINGMVGERFAVRNSGATIITEGIGEHGCEYMTGGEVLILGETGRNFGAGFSGGVAWIVDFDEAKLNPLAASQGDLLINPITDQEAERIHALLTEHIAQTASPLAQRLVLNWEQTRSRITSITPRDFAAVQQVRSDAEANGQNPDSPQVWNKILEVTRG from the coding sequence ATGAGCATGACCGGAGTCCAAATGAACGCCTCGCCAGGCTCCGGCGAGGACGTTGCCTCGCCGTACACCCGCTTCGCCGCAATGCCTGCCGCGCAGGGATTGTATGATCCAGCGGCTGAAAAGGACGCCTGCGGTCTGGCAATGATTGCCTCCCTGAAGAACGAATCCAGCCACGAGATCGTCGTGCACGCGCTGACCGCTCTGCGCCGCCTGGAACACCGTGGCGCCATCGGCGCCGACGAAGGCACCGGTGACGGTGCGGGCATCCTGCTTCACATGCCAGACGCATTCCTGCGCGGCGCCACAAACTTCCCCCTCCCAGCGGCTGGAACGTATGCCGTGGGCATGGGGTTCCTGCCTGCTGAAACCAAAGAGCGCGAATTCGCCCAGTCTGAGCTCGAAGGCCTCGCCGCTGAAGAGAACCTCGCGGTCCTGGGCTGGCGCGAAGTGCCGGTCGACGCCTCGGTGCTCGGCGCCTCGGCACGCAAGGTCATGCCTTACATCACCCAGTTCTTCGTTTCCTCGCCTGCCGGCGAACCCGCGTTGAGCAGCCGCGAACTTGATGCCGCCGCCTGGCGCATCCGCCGCCGTGCGCACAACAAGATGGGCATCTATTTCGCTTCTTTCTCCGCGCAGTCCATCGTCTACAAGGGCATGGTCTCCACCGCGCAGCTAGAACCGTTCTACCCGGATCTGTCCGATCCGGCCTTCACCAGCCGTTGCGCGATCGTGCACTCGCGCTTCTCCACCAACACCTTCCCGTCGTGGCCGCTGGCCCAGCCTTTCCGCACCATCGCGCACAACGGCGAGATCAACACGGTCAAGGGCAACCGCAACTGGATGCGTGCCCGCCAGTCCACCCTGGACTCCACGCTGCTCGGCGAGGTCCCCGAAGAGCTGTTCCCGATCTGCACCCCGGGTGCCTCGGACTCGGCCAGCTTCGACGAAGTGGCCGAAATGCTCATGCTCTCGGGGCGCAACGTCACCGAAGCGATCATGATGATGATCCCGCAGCCATGGGAAAACGACACCCAGATGGACGCGGATCTGCGCGCCTTCTACCAGTACCATTCGATGCTGATCGAGCCTTGGGACGGCCCGGCAGCGGTCTGCTTCACCGACGGCCAGATGGCCGGCGCCGTGCTGGACCGCAATGGCCTGCGCCCGGCCCGCTGGTGGGTCACCGATGACGATCTGGTCGTCCTGGCCAGCGAGGTCGGCGTGATCGACGTGGCTGAAGAGCACATCGTCTCCAAGGGCCGTGTCGCCCCGGGCAAGATGTTCGCCGTCGATCTGAACGCCGGACGCATTGTGGAAGACGCCGAGATCAAGGCCGAGGTCGCTGCGGCCAAGCCTTGGCGCGAATGGGTCTCGCAGAATATGAAGACCTTGGCCGACTTCCCTGACCTGGAGCACGTGCGCCACAATTCGGCCTCCGTGCTGCTGCGCCAGCTGACCTTCGGCTACACCACCGAGGAGCTGCGCATCCTGCTGGCTCCAATGGCCACCACCGGCGCCGAGCCGCTGGCAGCCATGGGCACCGACACGCCGATCGCGGCCCTGGCCGACCGCCAGCGCCTGCTCTTCGACTACTTCACCCAGTCCTTCGCCCAGGTCACCAACCCGCCGCTGGATGCCATCCGCGAAGAGCTGGTCACTTCGATGAGCACGACCATCGGCCCGGATGGCAACCTGCTGAGCCTGGACAAGGTCCCGCAGTCCCAGATCGCCCTGGACTACCCGGTGCTGACCAACGACCAGCTGGCCAAGATCGTGAACCTGCGCGACGAGTCCGGTTCGAAGCTCTCGCTGAAGGTCCGCGGCCTGTACCGCCCGGCCGGCGGCGAATCCGAGCTGCGCGCCCGCCTGCAGGAAATCTGCGAAAAGGTCTCCGCAGCGGTGAACCGCGGTGTGCGCTACATCGTGCTCTCCGACCGCGATTCCTCCGCAGCATGGGCCCCGATCCCATCGCTGCTGCTGACCAGCGCCGTCCACCACCACCTGCTCAAGAGCTCCAACCGCACCCGCGCCTCGCTGATCATCGAATCCGGCGACGCCCGCGAAGTGCACCATATTGCGGTGCTGATCGGCTACGGCGCTGCCGCGATCAACCCGTACTTGGCCTTGGAGTCGGTGGAGCAGATGGCCGAAGAGGGCGAACTGCCGGGCATCGATGGCGCCACCGCCAACTCGAACCTGATCAAGGCCCTGGGCAAGGGCGTACTGAAGATCATGTCCAAAATGGGCATCTCCACGGTCTCCAGCTACTGCGGTGCCCAGACCTTCGAAGCCGTGGGCCTGTCCCAGCGCGTGGTCGACCAGTACTTCACCGGAACCACCACCAAGCTTTCGGGCATCGAGCTGGATGTGGTGGCAGCTGAAGCCGCCGCCCGCCACGCTCGCGCCTACCCGGAGATCGAAGGCGCCTCCCAGGCCAACGAACTCGAAGTCGGAGGCGAATACCAGTGGCGCCGCGAGGGCCCGCCGCACCTGTTCGACCCGCAGACCGTCTTCCGCCTGCAGCACTCCACCCGCACCCGTCGCTACGACGTGTTCAAGGAGTACACAAAGGCTGTGGACGATCAGGCCGCTGAGCTCAAGACCCTGCGTGGCCTGCTCAAGCTCAAGACCGAGGGCATCACCCCGATCGACATCGACGAGGTTGAACCGGTCTCCGAGATCGTGAAGCGCTTCGCCACCGGTGCGATGAGCTACGGCTCGATCTCCGCCGAAGCCCACGAGACCCTGGCGATCGCCATGAACCGTTTGGGCGGAAAGTCCAACACCGGTGAAGGCGGCGAGGACCCTGAGCGCCTGCTCGATCCCGAGCGCCGCAGCGCGGTCAAGCAGATTGCCTCGGGCCGTTTCGGCGTGACCAGCTTGTACCTGTCCAACGCCGACGACATCCAGATCAAGATGGCCCAGGGCGCCAAGCCGGGCGAGGGCGGCCAGCTGATGAGCCAGAAGCTCTACCCATGGATCGCCAAGACCCGCCACTCCACCCCGGGTGTGGGGCTAATTTCCCCGCCACCGCACCACGATATCTACTCGATCGAGGACCTGGCCCAGCTGATCCACGACGCCAAGTGCTCGAACCCGAGCGCCCGCGTCCACGTGAAGCTGGTCTCCGAATCCGGCATCGGCACCGTGGCTGCCGGCGTGGCCAAGGCCAAGGCCGACGTGGTCCTGATTTCCGGCCACGACGGCGGCACCGGCGCTTCGCCGATGAACTCGCTGAAGCACGCGGGAACCCCGTGGGAACTGGGCCTGGCTGAAGCACAGCAGACCCTGATCCTCAACGGCCTGCGCGACCGCGTGACCGTTCAGGTCGACGGCCAGCTCAAGACCGGCCGCGACGTGCTCATCGGCGCCCTGCTGGGTGCCGAGGAGTTCGGTTTCGCCACCGCGCCGCTGGTGGTCTCGGGCTGCATCATGATGCGCGTCTGCCACCTGGATACCTGCCCGGTAGGCGTGGCCACGCAGAACCCTGTGCTGCGCGAACGCTTCAGCGGCAAGGCCGAATTCGTGGTGAACTTCTTCGAGTTCATCGCCCAGGAAGTCCGCGAACTGCTCGCTTCCCTCGGTGCCCGCACCCTGGATGAAGTGATCGGCCGTGTTGAACTGCTGGAGACCGACGCCGATCAGCTCGGCGCGCACCAGAAGGTCCAGGGCCTGGCGCTGGCTGCCATCACCCATGAGCCTGCTGTCGAAGTTGCCGCCCGCCGGCGCCGCATCGGCCAGGACCACGGTCTGGACAGCCACCTGGACCAGCGCCTGCTGGCCGCCGCGAGCCCGGCCCTGTCGGATCGCATCCCGGTCACCATCGACGCGGACATCGTGAACACCGACCGCTCGGTCGGCACGCTGCTGGGCCACCATGTCACCAAGACCTTCGGACTGGAGACCCTGGATGAGGACACCATCACGGTGAACCTCGCCGGGCGTGCCGGCCAGTCGCTGGGCGCATTCCTGCCAGCCGGTGTCACCCTGTCCCTGGACGGCGATGCCAACGACTATGTCGGCAAGGGCCTGTCCGGCGGCAAGATCGTCATCCACCCGCCGACGAGCACCACTTCCGCACCGGAAGAACAGGTGATTGCCGGCAACGTGGTGGGCTACGGCGCCACCAGCGGTTCGATGTTCATCAACGGCATGGTCGGCGAACGCTTCGCCGTGCGCAACTCCGGGGCGACCATCATCACCGAGGGCATCGGCGAACACGGTTGCGAGTACATGACCGGTGGCGAAGTGCTGATCCTGGGGGAGACCGGCCGCAACTTCGGCGCTGGCTTCTCCGGCGGTGTCGCATGGATCGTCGACTTCGACGAAGCCAAGCTCAACCCGCTGGCCGCCAGCCAGGGCGACCTGCTGATCAACCCGATCACCGATCAGGAAGCCGAGCGCATCCACGCGCTGCTCACCGAGCACATCGCGCAGACCGCTTCGCCGCTGGCGCAGCGCCTGGTGCTGAACTGGGAGCAGACCCGCAGCCGCATCACCAGCATTACCCCGCGCGACTTCGCAGCCGTGCAGCAGGTGCGCAGTGATGCTGAAGCCAATGGGCAGAACCCTGATTCGCCACAGGTATGGAACAAGATTTTGGAGGTGACCCGTGGCTGA
- a CDS encoding Trp biosynthesis-associated membrane protein has product MKKLTSARYLAMVGMLGALLGFWSATRTWITVDVAASSVQIPQIVIDGAKAAGSVTAVCVVVLAGSLALLIAGKVARYIIAALSLLAGVAAIAAGAGALGDPQAVAATAVAEATGLAQNAGDYTVTAWPVMAIIAGALMALQAVLVFVFARQWPTKASKYDRQAAKNATAAKDPSSRSIANWEQLSAGEDPTSEAK; this is encoded by the coding sequence GTGAAAAAATTGACCAGTGCCCGCTACCTTGCCATGGTTGGCATGCTCGGCGCCCTCTTGGGCTTTTGGTCCGCGACCCGAACCTGGATCACCGTCGATGTGGCCGCCAGTTCGGTGCAGATCCCGCAGATCGTGATCGACGGGGCGAAAGCCGCCGGCTCGGTGACGGCCGTGTGCGTGGTGGTGCTGGCTGGTTCGCTGGCCCTGCTGATCGCCGGCAAGGTTGCCCGCTACATCATCGCGGCGCTGAGCCTGCTGGCCGGCGTGGCGGCGATCGCCGCGGGAGCCGGCGCGCTGGGCGATCCACAGGCCGTGGCGGCCACCGCCGTCGCCGAAGCCACCGGATTGGCGCAGAACGCCGGTGATTACACGGTGACCGCATGGCCGGTGATGGCGATCATTGCCGGAGCCCTGATGGCCCTGCAGGCCGTGCTGGTTTTCGTCTTCGCGCGCCAGTGGCCGACCAAGGCCAGCAAATACGACCGCCAGGCAGCAAAAAACGCCACCGCAGCCAAGGATCCCTCCTCGCGCAGCATCGCGAACTGGGAGCAGCTGTCGGCCGGCGAGGATCCCACCTCCGAGGCCAAATAG
- the lgt gene encoding prolipoprotein diacylglyceryl transferase, translating into MGLSTQLALALPASIPSPPPEFSKFSIGPLTIHAYALCILAGILIALWLTNKRMQARGGNSDMLWDIAIWAIPFGIIGGRLYHVLITDPMYYFGLGGQQSHWAEIPQLWLGGLGIMGAVSLGALGAWIGCRKTGVRLSAFADAAVPGLLLAQALGRWGNWFNQELFGAPTTLPWGLQIDPDNYNFPAGLPADTLFHPTFLYESLWNVLGALVLIALDRKFKLRRGAMFCCYMIWYGIGRTFTESLRLDPAEIINIGPVGLRVHQWLAIALVIAGAIALVLVLKRTRSQVADPFFLPGRAPEPAVQGTGSDQAGQTAKPTDEGAQEKDIQ; encoded by the coding sequence ATGGGCTTGAGCACGCAACTGGCCCTCGCGCTGCCGGCCTCCATTCCGTCGCCGCCCCCGGAGTTCTCCAAATTCAGCATCGGCCCGCTGACCATCCACGCCTATGCTCTGTGCATCCTGGCCGGCATCCTGATCGCCCTGTGGCTGACGAACAAGCGGATGCAGGCTCGCGGCGGCAATTCGGACATGCTCTGGGATATCGCGATCTGGGCGATTCCCTTCGGCATCATCGGCGGACGGCTCTACCATGTGCTGATTACCGATCCGATGTACTACTTCGGCCTGGGCGGGCAACAGTCGCACTGGGCCGAGATCCCGCAGCTGTGGCTGGGCGGGCTGGGCATCATGGGCGCGGTCTCGCTCGGAGCCTTGGGCGCCTGGATCGGCTGCCGCAAAACCGGCGTGCGGCTCTCGGCCTTCGCCGACGCGGCCGTTCCGGGGCTACTGCTGGCGCAGGCGCTGGGACGCTGGGGCAACTGGTTCAACCAGGAGCTTTTCGGTGCACCGACCACGCTGCCATGGGGGCTGCAGATCGACCCGGACAACTACAACTTCCCCGCGGGACTCCCGGCCGATACGCTTTTCCACCCGACCTTCCTGTACGAGTCGCTGTGGAACGTTCTCGGTGCGCTGGTATTGATCGCGCTCGATCGGAAGTTCAAGCTGCGCCGCGGCGCCATGTTCTGCTGCTACATGATCTGGTACGGCATCGGCCGCACCTTCACCGAATCCCTGCGTCTGGATCCGGCGGAGATCATCAACATCGGCCCGGTGGGCCTGCGCGTCCACCAGTGGCTGGCCATCGCGCTGGTGATCGCCGGCGCGATCGCGCTGGTGCTGGTATTGAAGCGCACCAGGTCGCAGGTTGCCGATCCGTTCTTCCTGCCCGGGCGCGCCCCGGAACCTGCGGTGCAGGGCACCGGATCGGATCAGGCCGGCCAGACTGCCAAGCCAACCGATGAGGGCGCACAGGAAAAAGATATCCAGTAG
- the trpA gene encoding tryptophan synthase subunit alpha: MTRVTSAEKIAAARAEGRPALIGYLPAGFPDVPTSIEAAVALAENGVDIIEIGIPYSDPVMDGQVIQEATVQSLANGFKVPQIFDIVRGITERTDVAVMVMTYWNPVLRLGVDEFSRRFAEAGGAGLITPDLVPEEAGEWIEASTKYDLERVFLIAPSSTEQRVQRTVDASSGFIYCVSLMGVTGARSEVSSAAEAVVAAAHSAGAVNACVGLGVSRREHVEEIGAYADGVIVGTALVAALRDGGVPAVGRLAAELSGRA; encoded by the coding sequence ATGACCCGCGTGACTAGTGCCGAAAAGATCGCAGCCGCTCGTGCCGAGGGTCGCCCAGCGCTGATCGGCTACCTGCCTGCCGGCTTCCCGGATGTGCCGACCAGCATCGAGGCCGCCGTAGCGCTGGCCGAGAACGGCGTGGACATCATCGAAATCGGCATCCCGTACTCCGACCCGGTGATGGACGGACAGGTAATCCAGGAAGCCACGGTGCAGTCCCTGGCCAATGGCTTCAAGGTGCCGCAGATTTTTGACATCGTGCGCGGGATTACCGAACGCACCGACGTGGCAGTGATGGTGATGACCTACTGGAACCCGGTACTGCGCCTGGGCGTGGATGAATTCTCGCGCCGCTTCGCCGAAGCCGGCGGCGCCGGGCTGATCACCCCGGACCTGGTGCCCGAAGAAGCCGGCGAATGGATCGAAGCGAGCACCAAGTACGATCTGGAGCGGGTCTTCCTGATCGCGCCATCCTCCACCGAACAGCGCGTGCAGCGCACCGTGGATGCTTCCAGCGGCTTCATCTACTGTGTTTCGCTGATGGGCGTCACCGGTGCGCGCAGCGAGGTCTCCTCGGCTGCCGAAGCCGTGGTGGCCGCCGCCCACTCGGCCGGCGCCGTGAACGCGTGCGTGGGGCTGGGCGTCTCGCGCCGCGAGCACGTGGAAGAAATCGGCGCCTACGCGGACGGCGTGATCGTCGGTACCGCGCTGGTAGCTGCCTTGCGTGACGGGGGAGTGCCAGCGGTGGGGCGCCTCGCGGCTGAACTGAGCGGACGAGCCTGA
- the trpC gene encoding indole-3-glycerol phosphate synthase TrpC, with protein sequence MSVLDDIIAGVREDLGARRAITSLEAVKAAAAQAAPARDAFAALGGREQQESRDHLLRVISEVKRKSPSKGALAQIAEPAALAAEYEAGGASVISVLTEARRFGGSLADLDAVRAAVQIPVLRKDFTVDEYQIYEARAHGADLVLLIVAALNDELLASFLELTHQLGMNALVEAHTEEEIQRALKAGAKIIGVNVRNLKTLDVDPATFGKLAPLIPAEAVIVAESGVESIEQVAQYGAAGADAILVGEALVKHADPRATVAEFITAGTEAKPQR encoded by the coding sequence TTGAGCGTTCTTGATGACATCATTGCGGGCGTCCGGGAAGACCTGGGCGCCCGTCGCGCAATCACCAGCCTGGAAGCGGTCAAAGCGGCTGCCGCTCAGGCTGCCCCGGCCCGCGACGCCTTTGCGGCCTTGGGCGGCCGCGAACAGCAGGAGTCCCGCGACCACCTGCTGCGGGTGATCTCGGAAGTCAAGCGCAAGTCCCCATCCAAGGGGGCGCTGGCACAGATCGCTGAACCGGCGGCCCTGGCTGCCGAATACGAGGCCGGCGGCGCCTCGGTGATTTCGGTGCTCACCGAAGCCCGGCGCTTTGGCGGTTCGCTGGCTGATTTGGACGCGGTGCGTGCCGCGGTGCAGATCCCGGTGCTCCGCAAGGATTTCACGGTCGACGAGTACCAGATCTACGAAGCCCGTGCCCACGGCGCGGACCTCGTATTGCTCATTGTTGCGGCGCTGAATGATGAATTGCTGGCTTCTTTCCTAGAATTGACGCATCAGCTGGGGATGAACGCCCTGGTCGAGGCGCACACCGAGGAAGAAATCCAGCGGGCACTGAAGGCCGGAGCAAAAATCATCGGCGTCAACGTGCGCAATTTGAAGACGCTTGACGTCGATCCTGCGACCTTCGGCAAACTTGCTCCGCTGATCCCGGCCGAAGCGGTGATCGTCGCCGAATCAGGCGTCGAATCCATCGAGCAGGTCGCCCAATATGGGGCAGCCGGCGCCGACGCCATCCTGGTGGGTGAAGCACTGGTGAAGCACGCCGATCCGCGCGCCACCGTCGCCGAATTCATCACCGCTGGAACCGAAGCCAAACCGCAGCGCTAG